ACCATCAGCAAATCAGGGAGATCGTGTTCTTCTAGGGCGCGGCGGTAGCGGCGCATTAACACCTCGTACATCATGCCGAAATCATCTGCCCCTTCGACGGTCTTGATACGAAAGCGACGATAGCGACTTTTCTCTGGCGTTGCCTCGTTGAAGACAACCATCGAACCAACGGCGAGGTTGCCTTGAATGTTCGAGATATCAAAGCACTCAATACGTTTCGGTGCGTTCCGCAAGTGTAATGCCCGGCGTAGTTGATCGATCGTTTTTTCCTTTTGTTCTGTGGTGTGACGTTTCTCAGTGTAGCTTTGCTGCGCATTTTCACGAGCCATATCGAGCAGACGAATTTTATCGCCACGCTGTGGGCACAGGGTCTCGACTTTTTTCCCTTTCCGTTCACGGAGAATCTCTTCGCGCACTTCGGCGTCTTCTAACTCGACTGGCAGAAGAATTTCGTCCGGGATAAAGCGTTCACCTTGGTAAAATTGACTCAGCAGCTCGGCTAAGACTTCTTCATCCGGGAACTCATTGTCGTCAAAGCTGTACTCTTGATTACCAACGAGAGCACCGGAACGTACGAAGAGAACCTGCACCTCAATAGCCCCTCCCTCACGGTACAAGCCGAAAATGTCTTGATCGTATCCGAGCGGAGTTGCGACTTTTTGTTTTTCGCCAGTCTGAGTGATCGCCTGAATCTGATCACGTAGGAGAGCAGCTTCCTCGAATCGCAAGGCCTCGGCCGCAGCGTGCATCCGCGTACTGAGTTGATCGATGAGCTCAGTATTCTTGCCTTCAAGGAGCAATAGCGCATTCTTTAACTGGCGTTGATAATCCTCTGGTGCAACGGGAAGCGTGCATGGGGCCAGGCAACGTTTGATCTGGTACTCTAAACAGGGGCGCGTGCGATTACGAAAGACGGTATCCGAGCACGTACGAAGAGGAAACGTTTTGCGGATGATCTCTAATGTTTCCTGTACCGCGGAGCTGGCATGAAATGGTCCAAGATACTTGCTGCCGTCTTTGACGATGTGACGAGTTAAAAACAACCGTGGCCAGGAGTCTTGGGTGGTCACTTTCACATGCCAATACGACTTGTCGTCTTTGAGACGGATGTTATACCGTGGCCAATGTTGCTTGATGAGGGTGTTTTCCAGTAACAAGGCCTCTTTTTCACTACTAGTGATCAGCACCTCAACATCGGCAAGCTGAGCGAGAAGGAAACGAATCTGGACACGACCGTCGCCGCCACGAGCGTACTGGCGTACGCGAGTGCGTAGGTTCTTGGCCTTGCCAACATAAATCACTTCCCCAGAGGTGTTTTTGAAGAGGTAGACGCCTGGGCTCGGTGGCAATAGGGGTAACTTTGCCTCAAGAGCTGATTCTTTTTCTAGCGTCTCCATAAAATGGTGATATCCGAATGCGATGCGCACGAAAACTTATGTTATCTGCTCGTGCAAGAGAGTGTTACCATGCCCGTCTTTTCGAGTGCAAGTGTCAATGCTATGAGAGCAAAGGAGTAATTTGGCCCGCGTAATCTCACGAGCGGGTTGTATCCAACGAAGATATGTAAGGGGGGAGAGAATGAAGAGTTGGCAAGCACGAGCGGGAGTGATGCTTATGGTCGGGCTCCTTGGGCTATCTGCCTGTAAACAAGAGAAAGAACCACCAAAACCACCGCCGCCGGATGCGCTGACGGCATGTCGCAATGAGTGCAAAACCACATCAGAAAAAATGTTCAAAGAATGCAGTGACAAACTTGCAGCTGAACAAAAGTTCGACCAGATGAGCACGTGTAACACACAGGCTGACGATTTCTCGAAGCAGTGTAGAGCAGAGTGTGACCAGAAGGCGGCGACCCAAAAGTAGAAGAGTTGGGTGTTGCTCATTATGATCAGGTTGGTTGTATGAAAGTCGTTGGACGAGAAGAAACGTGGATCCATACCCACTTCCTGACGGACTGTACACGTCTTTCGGCAGAACGAATGCGAGAGATAAAGCAACCCATGATCCCGTTTCTACGTGATTTGGGGATTGTCTATGGTATGCACTTCACTCAGCTCCGTGATGAGCGGACATGCCGGATTGTGCTTGAGTGTATTCCTTTTTCTCAGATACTCGATCGTATTCAACAAAAACTCCAAGAGATTGTGCGAGACATTCCTGCTCATCCGCCAACCGCTAACGTCAAGGTAGAAAAACTGGAAGAGAAACCTCGCGCCGTTCTTGCTCGGTGAAAATAAAAAAGGAGACCGTGAGGTCTCCTTTTTTATGTTTTCACTATCAGTTAGCTAAATGGTGAGTTGGCTCCGAAACTTCAGTAATGACTTAGTTTTAATGCCTTTGATCTTGGTTAAATCATCGATCGATTTGAATGGGCCATTCTTTTGTCGATACTCGACAATTGCCTTTGCTCGCGTTTTTCCGATTCCTTTAACCGACATGAGCGTTGCTTCGTCAGCACTATTAATGTTGATGAGTGTTGCTGCTGGAGCTGCAGCAACAGGGGGTGGAGGCGTAGCAGGTTTCGGTGCTTGTTGTTGCCCCCAGGCAAATGGTGAAACAGTAAGTCCCGCTGCGAGTGCAGAGGTAAAGAAGTAGGCCCTCCAGCGTCTCATAAAAAACTCCTTTTTCCGGTGGTCTGACCGGTAATAGATTTTATCCTACCTTATGGATCAGTCGAAGTCCCATTGTCAAGAGGAAAATTGAGACCTTATCAATAATTTTCTCGTACGCTGAAGGACTACAAAAGCTGCAAAATGAGAGAGCAACAGAGTCAACAGAAAATGACTCTCCGCCGTGCGACAGAAATTGATATCCCATCCATGATGAGAATTGAGCGGGCGTCGTCTCTGCATCCTTGGACGGAATCGGCGTTCTATAATGAATTCACAAATCCCTATAGCCACCTCTGGATACTAGAGGAAGAGGGGGCGGCTCTTGGGTACGTCTGTGTATGGTTTATTCATGAAGACGGACAGATCGTCAATGTTGTCGTTCTCCCAGAATATCGTGGATGTGGACTCGGGAAGACGTTGATTGAACATGTTATCGACGAAGCGAAAACTCGTGGAATTCGCTCATTGAGCCTTGAAGTACGGCGCAGTAATCAGACTGCTCTTGCGCTGTATAGGAACTTTGGCTTTCAGGAAGTGAGTGTGAGGACGCGCTATTACGAAAATGGCGAAGATGCCCTGCTCATGGTTCGCTTGATAACCACAGAATATTGACCACCAGTAGTGCACGCGTCTGTCACTACCAAGGCTCTTTTTACTGACTATTAGATTTTCTATGTCTTTCTCAAATAAGTGTTAGGAAATCTGTGTAGGCAGATAATCTTCTAGTAAATCATGAATCTTGCCCCTCCAAGCTATAGGAAAGGCTTGTGTTTTTCAGTTTTTTTAATAAAAAAGACTAGTTTTTTCAGATACTTACGGCATTGACGACTTTTGGTCGGTTGGCTAAGATCCACGAACAATTTTTACGCCTGTAAGGAGGGAGCCTATGTTCAGAGCCGGAGAAAAGGTTGTATACCCTGGTCACGGCGTTGGAGTAATAGAAGGCTTACAGGCAAAAAACGTCTCTGGGTTGCAGCGTAAGTTCTATATGCTGCGAATTCTTGAAAGCGAAATGACCATCATGATTCCGACGGAGAACGTGGCAACGGCTGGTCTTCGTCCCATCATTAGCAAAGATATGGTCAATAAGGTGTACCGCATTCTCCGCACCAAGAAAGTGGAAGTTGATCAACAGACCTGGAATCGGCGGTATCGTGAATATTCTGAACGTATCAAAACAGGCTCGGTAATTGAAATTGCCAAAGTCTTGCGAGATCTTTTTGTCCTGAAAGCTGACAAAGAATTGTCTTTTGGCGAACGAAAGATGCTTGATACGGCTCGTAACCTTCTCGTTAAAGAACTTGCTCTTGCGAGTGCCCATCCGGAAGAAAAAATTCTCGAAGATTTAAAGAGTATTTTTACCCACTAACTTTTTGTGTTTTGATTCCAGAAGGGCTTAGCAGACCGCCATCCATCGTCGCTATGCAGGCCGACGTTGTCATAGTCGCTGCCGGCAAAGGAGAAAGAATGGGAGCCGCTCTACCCAAGCCCTTTCTCTCTCTTGCCGGTATTCCTTTAATCATCCACACGTTACGAGCCGTAGCGTGTTCTCCTCTGGTCCGTAAAATTATTCTTGTCATTGCTCCTGAACGCGAGTCTCTGTGCCAAGAGATCTTGCGAACTTATGGCCCCTTCCGCGTTCCGATCGTACTGGTTCACGGTGGTGCTGAGCGACAGGATTCAGTTCGTTGTGGGCTAGCTGCACTTGATGTCGAGAGTGCAATTGTTGCGATCCACGACGCTGCCCGTCCGTTTCTTGATCCTGCAACTCTGGAAGCGAGCATTCAGGCTGCTATGGAACATGGAGGTGCGCTTGTTGCTATCCCGGCACGCGACACGATAAAGCGAGTTACTGACGATGGAATAGTAGTGGAAACAATGCCACGACAACAACTGTGGCTTGCTCAGACACCACAAACTTTTCGTGTGCCACTAATTCGCGAAGCGCATGCACGAGCGCTATCTCAAGGCGTCACCGTTACTGACGATGCGGCATTGTTAGAGTGGAGTGGAAGTCCTGTCAAAGTCGTTGTCGGGTCCCCGCGAAATTTCAAGATTACGACCCCCGATGATTTTTGGTTGGCAGAAGCGATTCTCGCTGCAAACGCTCGCTCAAGATAAAAAAGCGGACGCCAGATTGGGCGCCCGCTCTTGGGGGAATCTGCAGCGCGCATTCGGAAGCGTAGACTACAATCGCTCGAAGCGCCGTTGTTGCCCCTGAGCACCCTCAATGCGGAACGCGCCAGCGTCTGTCTTTCCACCGTTGGCGGCTTCTTTGGTTTCGGCCACTTTAATTTTCAGTCGCAAGTGATTAACACTGTCAGCATTACTGAGGGCTTGCTCAAGATCAATTTTTCCCGAGTTATATAAATCGTACAGCGCCATGTCGAACGTCTGACAACCTTCCTGCGCGCTTTGTTCCATCGCTTCTTTAATAATGCCGACTTCTCCACGTTGGATGAGTTCTTTTACACGTGGAGTATCCATCATAATTTCCAGAGCAGCGACTCGTTTCCTTGTCTTGCCAATAACTAACCGTTGCGAGACGATCGCACGCATGTTCAAAGAGAGTTGCAACAGAATCTGCGGATGTCGAGTCTCAGGAAAGAAGTTGAGAATACGTTCAAACGCTTGGTTCGCATTCGTCGAGTGTAGGGTTGCCAGACACAAGTGACCTGTATCAGCAAAGGTAATTGCCGCTTCCATTGTCTCTGTGTCACGAATTTCACCGATAAGAATCACATCTGGTGCTTGTCGCATGGCACTCTTGAGTGCCGCCTGGAAGGTGTGGGTATCGAACCCAACTTCTCGTTGGTTGATGATCGACTGCTTATGGGGGTGAACATATTCAATGGGATCTTCGACTGTAACGATATGACCGGGGCTCGTCGAATTCCGATGATTGATCATGGCGGCAAGAGAGGTTGATTTTCCTGAGCCGGTTGCACCGACGATCAAGATCAGTCCCCGCTTGGTCATAATGATATCCTTGAGGATATTCGGTAGTCCAAGCTGTTCGACCGTTGGGATTTCGACGACGATTCTGCGAACGACCATCGCAACCGAGCCACGTTGCCAGAAAACATTGACACGAAAGCGGCTCAGTTTGGAGATAGACACAGCGAGGTTCATCTCGCGTTGCTCGACAAACTCATGCCATTGTCGCTCACTCATAATCGAGCGAGCGCTTCTAAGTCTTGTGGTCCAAACCGATAATCGCCGATCGGCTGTGTGATGCCTTCGATTCGATACATCGGTGGACTATACACGGTGAAGTAAATATCTGACGCGCTGCGTTCGACCATGACCTGTAGAAAATCCTGGAAATTCATGATTCCTCCGCATTCACGCTGCTGTCTATAATTGGTTAACGTCCCATGCCTGCAACTTTACTGCCTGGTTGTGCTATCTGGGCAAAGAGGTTTGGGGTCATACTTTTTGCTTGTGCTTCTTCACGAGTGATAACTCCACGATTGGCAAGGTCGATCAGGGCCATGTCCATTGTCTGCATGCCTTCCTTCTGACCAACCTGCATGGCTGAGGGAATTTGGTGCGTTTTCCCTTCACGAATGAGGTTCCGTACTGCAGTAGTGGCAACGAGGATTTCTAATGCTGCCGCTCGACCTCCACCTTTCTTTTTGCACAGCGTCTGTGTAATGACCGCTTCAATAGCTTCAGCAAATTGTGTACGAATCTGCGCCTGTTGTCCGGCAGGGAAAACGTCAACCACGCGCTCAACCGTGCCAGGTGCACTCGGTGAATGGAGGGTGCCAAACACTAAGTGACCAGTTTCCGCAGCAGTGATGGCAAGCTGAATGGTTTCAAGGTCACGCATTTCACCGACCAGAATCACGTCTGGATCTTCACGTAACACCGCTTTGAGTGCGTTGGCGAACGAGTAGGTATGGGCGCCAAGTTCGCGTTGATTGACCAGACATTTTTTTGAGCGATGGGTAAATTCGATGGGGTCTTCAATGGTAATGATATGCCCCTCAAACGTACTGTTGATGTAATCGACCATGGCGGCGAGGGTAGTCGATTTACCGGAGCCGGTCGGACCTGTTACTAGAATCAGCCCCTTTTCCTTGTCGGTCAGTTTTTTCAGAATTGGAGGAAGACCAAGTTCTTCAGTTGAGAGAATCTTGCTTGGAATGGTTCGAAAGACGACACCTTCGCCGCGTTGCTGCATGAAGACGTTGACACGGAAGCGCCCGATCTGTCCCATATCGAACGAGAAGTCCAGTTCCAGATGTTCTTCAAAATGCTTACGCTGGCTGTCGTTCATGATGTCGTACACCATCTGGTGGACTTGTTCGCGCGTCAATGCGGGATGGTCAAGTTTCTTCATATCGCCGTGCATGCGAATCATTGGCGGCTCCCCACTGCTGAGGTGCACATCTGAGGCTCCTGATTGTGAGGCAAAGGTAAGAAGGGCAGTGATGTCCATAGGTGTCCTTTCTTC
This window of the Deltaproteobacteria bacterium genome carries:
- the uvrC gene encoding excinuclease ABC subunit UvrC translates to MRIAFGYHHFMETLEKESALEAKLPLLPPSPGVYLFKNTSGEVIYVGKAKNLRTRVRQYARGGDGRVQIRFLLAQLADVEVLITSSEKEALLLENTLIKQHWPRYNIRLKDDKSYWHVKVTTQDSWPRLFLTRHIVKDGSKYLGPFHASSAVQETLEIIRKTFPLRTCSDTVFRNRTRPCLEYQIKRCLAPCTLPVAPEDYQRQLKNALLLLEGKNTELIDQLSTRMHAAAEALRFEEAALLRDQIQAITQTGEKQKVATPLGYDQDIFGLYREGGAIEVQVLFVRSGALVGNQEYSFDDNEFPDEEVLAELLSQFYQGERFIPDEILLPVELEDAEVREEILRERKGKKVETLCPQRGDKIRLLDMARENAQQSYTEKRHTTEQKEKTIDQLRRALHLRNAPKRIECFDISNIQGNLAVGSMVVFNEATPEKSRYRRFRIKTVEGADDFGMMYEVLMRRYRRALEEHDLPDLLMVDGGKGQLGVAVEVFRELNITEVDLIGLAKMRTERDPFAEEIEHSAERVFLPGRKNPIILKPNSTALFLLQQLRDEAHRFAITYHRQLRAKERLSSPLESVPGIGPTRRKALLRHFGSMKRLQTATVEELQQVPGMTTALAEAVFQWNLQRMRSNVDSSLSDQYLQE
- a CDS encoding helix-hairpin-helix domain-containing protein translates to MRRWRAYFFTSALAAGLTVSPFAWGQQQAPKPATPPPPVAAAPAATLININSADEATLMSVKGIGKTRAKAIVEYRQKNGPFKSIDDLTKIKGIKTKSLLKFRSQLTI
- the rimI gene encoding ribosomal-protein-alanine N-acetyltransferase, which translates into the protein MREQQSQQKMTLRRATEIDIPSMMRIERASSLHPWTESAFYNEFTNPYSHLWILEEEGAALGYVCVWFIHEDGQIVNVVVLPEYRGCGLGKTLIEHVIDEAKTRGIRSLSLEVRRSNQTALALYRNFGFQEVSVRTRYYENGEDALLMVRLITTEY
- a CDS encoding CarD family transcriptional regulator, coding for MFRAGEKVVYPGHGVGVIEGLQAKNVSGLQRKFYMLRILESEMTIMIPTENVATAGLRPIISKDMVNKVYRILRTKKVEVDQQTWNRRYREYSERIKTGSVIEIAKVLRDLFVLKADKELSFGERKMLDTARNLLVKELALASAHPEEKILEDLKSIFTH
- the ispD gene encoding 2-C-methyl-D-erythritol 4-phosphate cytidylyltransferase, which translates into the protein MQADVVIVAAGKGERMGAALPKPFLSLAGIPLIIHTLRAVACSPLVRKIILVIAPERESLCQEILRTYGPFRVPIVLVHGGAERQDSVRCGLAALDVESAIVAIHDAARPFLDPATLEASIQAAMEHGGALVAIPARDTIKRVTDDGIVVETMPRQQLWLAQTPQTFRVPLIREAHARALSQGVTVTDDAALLEWSGSPVKVVVGSPRNFKITTPDDFWLAEAILAANARSR
- a CDS encoding type IV pilus twitching motility protein PilT translates to MDITALLTFASQSGASDVHLSSGEPPMIRMHGDMKKLDHPALTREQVHQMVYDIMNDSQRKHFEEHLELDFSFDMGQIGRFRVNVFMQQRGEGVVFRTIPSKILSTEELGLPPILKKLTDKEKGLILVTGPTGSGKSTTLAAMVDYINSTFEGHIITIEDPIEFTHRSKKCLVNQRELGAHTYSFANALKAVLREDPDVILVGEMRDLETIQLAITAAETGHLVFGTLHSPSAPGTVERVVDVFPAGQQAQIRTQFAEAIEAVITQTLCKKKGGGRAAALEILVATTAVRNLIREGKTHQIPSAMQVGQKEGMQTMDMALIDLANRGVITREEAQAKSMTPNLFAQIAQPGSKVAGMGR